The genomic segment ATCTCGGGGATAGATCGACTGAGTTTAAGGTAACTGCTGTATCCTGTTGTTGGGAGCCAGGACAAACAGGAGAGGGGTAAGCGGGCCTCTTGTAATTCACAAGATATTTGCAGCTGCTAAAAGGTTGTTAACTGGAGCGATGCTGTGTTAAATTTCTCTTGGTATTGATTTTGGTTATGGCAATAAGACATTTGGAATAGACTATCGATTTGAATTTGTCGAACCATAGTGTTTGTGTAAAGTGATGTGTGTGTGATTTTCTCTGAGTGCATGGACGTCCGTGAGAGTGGAATTGAGTGAGAATAAGTGAGAGTGTGGCTGATAGGCGTAGAAAGAGAGAATTTAAAAGTCAGTTTGAATCCCTTAAGAGTATATTGAAAATGGGTAACACCCAAGGAGGGATACTGAAAAAGAGTCCTCTGGGTTGTATACTCGCCCATTGGAAGGATATTGTAGGGAagggaagcacagaaagcaaaaagaccctcattaaatattgtaatcagtggtggccatTGTATAAGTTAGAGGGCGAAGTTAAGTGGCCGTTTAATGGAACATTGGATTATAATACTTTGTTACAGCTTATGCTGTTCttgagaagagaagggaaatgggatgaagtatcatatgcagatATGTTTTTCACTCTGCGAAACCATCCGGAGTGGCAAAGGGACTGTGGGATAATACCCCCACAGGACCCTATGGTACGCGCATTGGAGCGGGAAAATAAGGAGGGTAGAAGTAAATTGAAAAGATGCTGTTCTTCCTGCAGCATTGGGCAGAGGTGTACAAAGGCAGACAAGGTTCACCAAGCCCCAGAACAGGACTTAGATGACTTGTTTAAACCTCCCCCCCGGGCACGGGACAAGGATGCGGATTCGGAAGGAGCTTTTAATCCTCCTGATAGCCCTGTATCTTCCCACACTCGGCAGAAGTCTGCCCTGACTATTTTACAAGCACCCCTCCGAGAGGCGGTGGGGCCAGACGGTGGAACAATGCTAATTAAAGTGCCTTTCTCCACTGCTGATTTGGGAGAGTGGAGAAAGATTGCAAAGGATTATAGAAGAGACCCGATAAGTGTAACCAGGCAGTTCCAATTTATCGTGAAACAACACAATCCCGATTGGAACgatatacaattattattgGAGTatttgactgaaactgaaaaacagctagttttgaaaacagcaggaaatctGGCTGAAGACTATTATAAAATTACAGGAGGGGATGTTAAGGAATATTTCCCCCTCCAAGACCCAAAGTGGGATGCTAATAGATCGGCACATATGCAAAGATTACGGGAATATCAGGAATGGATTGTGAAGggaatgga from the Falco peregrinus isolate bFalPer1 unplaced genomic scaffold, bFalPer1.pri scaffold_40, whole genome shotgun sequence genome contains:
- the LOC129783427 gene encoding uncharacterized protein LOC129783427, translated to MLFLRREGKWDEVSYADMFFTLRNHPEWQRDCGIIPPQDPMVRALERENKEGRSKLKRCCSSCSIGQRCTKADKVHQAPEQDLDDLFKPPPRARDKDADSEGAFNPPDSPVSSHTRQKSALTILQAPLREAVGPDGGTMLIKVPFSTADLGEWRKIAKDYRRDPISVTRQFQFIVKQHNPDWNDIQLLLEYLTETEKQLVLKTAGNLAEDYYKITGGDVKEYFPLQDPKWDANRSAHMQRLREYQEWIVKGMEKAITKTINWSALYAVKQTPSESLSEFLDRLRDVMRRNTPLDPGSEVGIQQLISLFLGQSTGDIRRKLQKLRSTEGRNLEILLDEAWRVFSNREEEYRQGQRKLIAAIQEKGERRGGRRDSSRLERDQCAMCRGFGHWKRECPRNKEGGRKTSANVKIAKVIED